In Paractinoplanes brasiliensis, the following proteins share a genomic window:
- a CDS encoding nucleotidyltransferase domain-containing protein has product MSLNDTRLAGIAAEVARVPGVVGVVLGGSRARGTHTADSDTDLGVYYRRPLDVNRLGQVARALAGESAQVTEPGGWGPWVDGGGWLTVDGGALDLIYRDLDRVRGVVADAEQGRYAFHEQAGHPLGFADHAYAGELALCQILADPTGELTRMRDELQSFPAPLSHALVAGLWEADFLVALARKGIGRTDTAFVAGCLFRLVGVCTHALHGAAGRWLINEKGAVAATAGLPGAPERFAERVDQAFAALEGDPLRLRLAVDIAADLVLDTADACTLMLR; this is encoded by the coding sequence GTGAGCCTGAACGACACGCGTCTGGCGGGGATAGCAGCCGAGGTCGCGCGCGTTCCCGGCGTGGTGGGCGTCGTGCTGGGTGGCAGCCGGGCCCGGGGCACGCACACCGCCGACTCCGACACCGACCTGGGCGTCTACTACCGCCGGCCGCTCGACGTCAACCGGCTGGGCCAGGTCGCGCGGGCCCTCGCCGGTGAATCCGCGCAGGTCACCGAGCCCGGCGGGTGGGGGCCGTGGGTCGACGGCGGAGGGTGGCTCACGGTCGACGGCGGCGCGCTCGACCTCATCTATCGAGACCTTGACCGCGTACGGGGGGTTGTCGCCGACGCCGAGCAGGGCCGTTACGCGTTCCACGAGCAGGCCGGTCACCCTCTCGGGTTCGCGGATCACGCGTACGCCGGGGAACTTGCTCTTTGTCAGATCCTGGCCGACCCGACCGGCGAGCTGACCCGGATGCGCGACGAGTTGCAGAGCTTCCCCGCCCCGCTGTCGCACGCACTGGTGGCCGGTCTGTGGGAGGCCGACTTCCTCGTCGCGCTGGCCCGCAAGGGCATCGGGCGCACCGACACCGCGTTCGTCGCGGGCTGCCTGTTCCGGCTGGTCGGGGTGTGCACGCACGCCCTGCACGGCGCGGCCGGCCGCTGGCTGATCAATGAGAAGGGCGCGGTGGCGGCGACAGCCGGACTGCCCGGCGCGCCGGAGCGTTTCGCCGAGCGGGTCGACCAGGCGTTCGCGGCGCTCGAGGGCGATCCGCTGCGGCTGCGCCTGGCCGTCGACATCGCGGCCGACCTGGTGCTGGACACCGCCGACGCGTGCACGCTGATGCTCCGGTGA
- a CDS encoding methyltransferase domain-containing protein — protein sequence MNDFDALLDEAAAVPLDGWDFAWFDGRATEQRPSWGYADLVAERLTHAVRALDVQTGGGEVFSYAIKKARATGLLVATEAWMPQVARAKVPHVIAADGLPFRDGVFDLVVSRHPVNTQWAETARILSPGGIFLSQQIGAGSNRELSEAMLGPLPPPGRQRPEQIAAAAEAAGLQVVQLKSERLRLEFYDIAAVAHFLRKVVWTVPGFTIGKYRDRLRDVHEEITVKGMFVSYAARVLVEARK from the coding sequence GTGAACGACTTCGACGCTCTGCTCGACGAGGCCGCGGCCGTCCCGCTCGACGGCTGGGATTTCGCCTGGTTCGACGGCCGGGCGACCGAGCAGAGGCCGTCCTGGGGGTACGCCGACCTGGTCGCCGAGCGGCTCACCCACGCCGTCCGCGCGCTCGACGTGCAGACCGGCGGGGGCGAGGTCTTCTCGTACGCGATCAAGAAAGCCCGCGCCACGGGGCTGCTCGTGGCCACCGAGGCCTGGATGCCGCAGGTCGCTCGGGCGAAGGTCCCCCATGTGATCGCCGCGGACGGGCTGCCCTTCCGTGATGGCGTGTTCGACCTGGTGGTGAGCCGGCACCCGGTGAACACCCAGTGGGCCGAGACGGCGCGAATCCTCTCGCCCGGCGGCATCTTCCTGTCGCAGCAGATCGGCGCGGGCAGCAATCGTGAACTGTCCGAGGCGATGCTGGGCCCGTTGCCGCCGCCCGGCCGGCAGCGCCCTGAGCAGATCGCGGCCGCCGCCGAGGCCGCCGGACTGCAGGTCGTCCAGCTGAAGAGCGAGCGTCTGCGCCTGGAGTTCTACGACATCGCCGCCGTGGCCCACTTCCTGCGCAAGGTCGTCTGGACCGTTCCCGGTTTCACGATCGGGAAATACCGGGACAGGTTGCGCGACGTGCACGAGGAGATCACCGTGAAAGGCATGTTCGTCTCGTACGCGGCACGTGTCCTGGTCGAGGCCCGCAAGTGA
- a CDS encoding 4a-hydroxytetrahydrobiopterin dehydratase produces the protein MRARRQRVKTSDYLSDALTLLSGWERDGVQLKRELVCDDSQHAALTERIKVAADTLRIRPSIRRTDGHTQICLGDRDGDAITDGEVTLAARIEDFYRTVTAPQGSHSP, from the coding sequence ATGCGGGCCAGAAGACAGCGGGTCAAGACTTCCGACTACCTCAGCGACGCGCTGACGCTGCTCAGCGGCTGGGAGCGTGACGGGGTCCAGCTCAAGCGCGAACTGGTGTGCGACGACAGTCAGCATGCCGCATTGACGGAACGGATCAAGGTGGCGGCGGACACACTGCGCATACGCCCCTCCATCCGGCGAACCGACGGTCACACTCAGATCTGTTTGGGTGATCGTGACGGCGACGCCATCACGGACGGTGAGGTCACTCTCGCCGCTCGGATCGAGGATTTCTATCGTACGGTCACGGCTCCCCAGGGCTCACATAGCCCTTGA
- a CDS encoding long-chain-fatty-acid--CoA ligase encodes MTQLSLATVLAESARKYPDKIAVIDTLTTERITYKDLWQQALTYAGGLNINPGDVVAVQIPNLADFPRVYYAVLAAGGTIVPMHLLLTPEENAYVLKDSGAKLLIAHSSQLENAGAAAKLAGVPVMSVGPAVPGIDRLEEAPGEPLRSYVSREAEDVAVVFYTSGTTGRSKGALLTHLNLVMNTMVNVFDIHDLNADDIVMGCLPLFHTFGQTVGMNGTFRLGGTIVLMARFTGEAAIQLMVRENVTIFHGVPTMYIGLLEAAAKADKLPNLRLCVSGGASLPVAVLEKFNDAFGATIFEGYGLSETSPTATTNQPAFGTKAGTVGHPIWGVEVEIARPEIDERIELMDDGELGEIVIRGHNVFAGYLNNPEATAEAVVDGWFRTGDLGRKDENGFISIVDRKKDLVIRGGFNVYPREVEEALARHPAVQQVAVIGVPDPVHGEEICAVVVPDPGGITAEELIEWSREKLGKHKYPRQIRFAESLPLGPSFKVLKRELRKEYGSDQQGG; translated from the coding sequence ATGACCCAGTTGTCGCTCGCCACCGTCCTGGCGGAGTCGGCCCGTAAATACCCCGACAAAATCGCCGTGATCGACACGCTGACCACCGAACGCATCACCTACAAAGATCTTTGGCAACAAGCCCTCACGTACGCGGGTGGGCTGAACATCAATCCCGGTGACGTGGTCGCCGTCCAGATCCCCAACCTGGCCGACTTCCCCCGCGTCTACTACGCCGTGCTGGCGGCCGGCGGCACGATCGTCCCCATGCACCTGCTCCTCACCCCCGAGGAGAACGCGTACGTCCTCAAGGACAGCGGGGCGAAGCTCCTGATCGCCCACTCCAGTCAGCTCGAGAACGCGGGGGCCGCCGCCAAGCTGGCCGGCGTCCCGGTCATGTCGGTCGGCCCGGCCGTCCCCGGCATCGACCGGCTGGAGGAGGCTCCGGGCGAACCGCTGCGGTCGTACGTGAGTCGTGAGGCCGAGGATGTCGCCGTCGTCTTCTACACCAGCGGCACCACCGGCCGCTCCAAGGGCGCGCTGCTGACCCACCTCAACCTCGTGATGAACACGATGGTCAACGTCTTCGACATCCACGACCTCAACGCCGACGACATCGTCATGGGCTGCCTGCCGCTCTTCCACACGTTCGGCCAGACCGTCGGCATGAACGGCACGTTCCGGCTGGGCGGCACCATCGTGCTGATGGCCCGCTTCACCGGTGAGGCCGCGATCCAGTTGATGGTCCGCGAGAACGTGACGATCTTCCACGGCGTGCCGACCATGTACATCGGCCTGCTGGAGGCGGCGGCCAAGGCAGACAAGCTGCCCAACCTGCGTCTGTGCGTGTCGGGCGGCGCGTCGCTGCCGGTGGCGGTGCTCGAGAAGTTCAACGACGCGTTCGGCGCGACGATCTTCGAGGGGTACGGGCTCTCCGAGACCTCGCCGACCGCTACGACGAATCAGCCCGCGTTCGGCACCAAGGCGGGCACGGTCGGCCATCCGATCTGGGGCGTCGAGGTCGAGATCGCCCGGCCCGAGATCGACGAGCGCATCGAGCTGATGGATGACGGCGAGCTCGGCGAGATCGTGATCCGGGGGCACAACGTGTTCGCCGGCTACCTCAACAACCCGGAAGCGACGGCCGAGGCGGTGGTCGACGGCTGGTTCCGTACGGGGGATCTGGGCCGTAAGGACGAGAACGGCTTCATCTCGATCGTCGACCGCAAGAAGGACCTGGTCATTCGGGGCGGTTTCAACGTGTACCCGCGCGAGGTCGAGGAGGCGCTGGCCCGCCACCCGGCCGTGCAGCAGGTCGCGGTGATCGGGGTGCCCGACCCGGTGCACGGCGAGGAGATCTGTGCGGTGGTGGTGCCCGATCCGGGCGGCATCACGGCCGAGGAACTGATCGAGTGGTCGCGCGAGAAGCTCGGCAAGCACAAGTACCCGCGTCAGATCCGGTTCGCCGAGTCGCTGCCGCTCGGACCCAGCTTCAAGGTCCTCAAGCGTGAGCTGAGGAAGGAGTACGGGTCAGATCAGCAGGGCGGGTAG
- a CDS encoding (deoxy)nucleoside triphosphate pyrophosphohydrolase, whose amino-acid sequence MPQKQHVRSPTSRRVIVAAVIIVAGRVLACERSAPPEVAGRWEFPGGKVEPGETDQVALARECAEELGVRVEVGDRVGPDVPLAHGRAVLRVFAVRLLEGDVPRALEHTSMRWLAKDELDSVHWLPADKPIVAELPALLI is encoded by the coding sequence ATGCCACAGAAACAGCACGTCAGGTCACCAACGTCACGAAGGGTAATCGTGGCTGCGGTGATCATCGTTGCTGGGCGGGTTCTGGCGTGTGAGCGATCGGCGCCGCCCGAGGTGGCCGGCCGGTGGGAGTTCCCCGGCGGCAAGGTCGAGCCGGGCGAGACCGATCAGGTGGCGCTGGCCCGCGAGTGCGCCGAAGAGCTGGGCGTCCGCGTCGAGGTGGGCGACCGGGTCGGCCCCGACGTTCCCCTCGCGCACGGCCGGGCCGTGCTGCGCGTCTTCGCCGTACGCCTGCTGGAAGGCGACGTGCCGCGGGCGCTGGAACACACGTCCATGCGCTGGCTCGCCAAGGACGAGCTGGACAGCGTGCACTGGCTGCCCGCGGACAAGCCGATCGTCGCCGAGCTACCCGCCCTGCTGATCTGA
- a CDS encoding PH domain-containing protein — protein sequence MSEVIYDNKGQLQQIESGLLDGEQIIAVYDAVGVGTGFIGLTNRRVIIQDKSFVGKRVALTSIPYSKISSVSVVSNKSWAGQFFSTGTIALTVGTHVYEVEFRGSEKTHHVHNVILHYAS from the coding sequence ATGAGCGAAGTCATCTACGACAACAAGGGCCAGCTCCAGCAGATCGAGAGCGGCTTGCTCGACGGCGAACAGATCATCGCTGTCTACGACGCGGTCGGGGTCGGCACCGGCTTCATCGGGCTCACCAACCGCCGCGTCATCATTCAGGACAAGTCATTCGTCGGGAAGCGGGTCGCGCTCACCAGCATCCCGTACTCGAAGATCAGCAGCGTCAGCGTGGTGAGCAACAAGAGCTGGGCCGGGCAGTTCTTCTCCACCGGCACGATCGCGCTCACCGTCGGCACCCACGTCTACGAGGTGGAGTTCCGCGGCTCGGAAAAGACGCACCACGTGCACAACGTGATCCTGCACTACGCGTCGTAG